The Candidatus Latescibacter sp. genome has a window encoding:
- the trmD gene encoding tRNA (guanosine(37)-N1)-methyltransferase TrmD, whose product MNSLTIHVLTIFPGMFESFLRFGILKRAIDKGLVNVSLKNIRDSAFDRHGTVDDTPYGGGAGMVMKADVLAASLKTIESFRLGKRENAPLVPVIYLTPQGKHFDQQAANRLSMAGEFILVCGRYRAIDERFVELYVTEELSLGDFVLSGGEGAAMAVIDAVARLIPGVMQDFESGMEDSFQDGLLDCPWYTRPEIFENLKVPDVLLSGNHAAIKKWRREESMKRTGLRRPDLYENAKENDLEQI is encoded by the coding sequence ATGAACAGCCTTACTATTCATGTTTTGACCATTTTCCCTGGAATGTTCGAAAGCTTTCTCCGGTTCGGGATACTGAAAAGAGCCATTGACAAAGGACTGGTGAATGTCAGTCTGAAAAATATCCGGGATTCTGCTTTTGACCGTCATGGTACGGTGGACGACACCCCTTATGGCGGCGGCGCCGGTATGGTCATGAAAGCGGATGTGCTGGCGGCGAGTTTGAAGACCATCGAATCCTTTCGGCTGGGGAAACGGGAGAATGCTCCTCTGGTTCCGGTGATTTATTTGACTCCCCAGGGGAAACATTTTGACCAGCAGGCAGCCAATCGGTTGAGCATGGCAGGCGAATTCATCCTGGTCTGCGGCAGATACCGGGCGATAGATGAACGCTTTGTGGAGCTGTATGTTACAGAGGAATTAAGTCTCGGAGATTTTGTTCTCTCCGGCGGTGAAGGGGCGGCGATGGCGGTGATTGATGCAGTCGCCCGGTTGATTCCCGGAGTGATGCAGGATTTTGAGAGCGGGATGGAAGATTCTTTTCAGGATGGACTGTTGGATTGCCCCTGGTACACGAGGCCGGAGATTTTTGAAAATCTGAAAGTACCTGATGTACTCCTCAGCGGGAACCATGCCGCAATAAAAAAATGGCGTCGGGAAGAATCGATGAAACGCACCGGGCTTAGACGGCCAGATCTATATGAAAATGCGAAAGAAAACGATCTTGAACAAATATAA
- the rplS gene encoding 50S ribosomal protein L19 encodes MNVIETLTSHQVRNDHPDFGPGDNIDVHVRVIEGDKERTQIFTGTVIQRRGAGASQTFTVRKVSAGIGVERIFPLNSPMIATIKKNHSTKVRRSKLFYLRKLSGKAARLKRDYT; translated from the coding sequence ATGAATGTGATTGAAACACTTACCAGTCATCAGGTTAGAAACGATCATCCGGATTTCGGGCCGGGCGACAATATCGATGTGCACGTACGGGTTATCGAAGGGGACAAAGAGAGAACCCAGATTTTTACCGGGACAGTCATTCAAAGGCGAGGCGCGGGAGCCTCTCAAACCTTTACCGTACGCAAAGTCTCGGCAGGAATAGGGGTTGAAAGAATATTCCCGTTGAATTCTCCCATGATTGCGACCATCAAGAAAAACCATTCCACCAAGGTGCGGCGTTCCAAGCTCTTTTATCTTAGGAAGCTCAGCGGAAAAGCGGCAAGGCTCAAAAGAGATTACACCTGA
- the rsxC gene encoding electron transport complex subunit RsxC has protein sequence MAGSFHGGVHPDDAKNLSKTCETVSIPLPPEIILPVRQHIGAPAKVIVEKDQHVKKGQMVAEPGGFVSSPVHASLSGVVSAIEPRLTPSGMKVLSVVIESDGLDEWAEGLNTPRDISDLSPEQLRNLVRDSGLVGMGGAAFPTHVKLSPPADKPVDAVILNGVECEPYSTCDHRLMLEHPDSIVGGLKIIMKILGCSRGFIGIERNKPDAVKIMKEAAKDIPGVKVVDLQVKYPQGGEKQLIYAVTKRRVPAGGLPMDVGCVVQNVGTAAAIHDAIALGRPLIQRIVTVTGNGVAKPVNVLTRLGDSFARLVEFAGGYTEKANMLIMGGPMMGIAQFTDDVPVIKGTSCILVLEEGQAVFEEEQPCISCARCVDVCAMNLLPTTLAAMVDLERWDELKKYGALDCIECGCCTYICPSKRRIVEKIKFGKFRLAEMKVREDAKKRAAEEKAGAVK, from the coding sequence ATGGCCGGTTCTTTTCATGGCGGCGTTCATCCGGATGATGCAAAAAATTTAAGTAAAACCTGCGAAACTGTTTCCATACCCCTTCCCCCGGAAATTATACTTCCGGTACGGCAGCATATCGGCGCACCTGCAAAAGTCATCGTGGAAAAAGACCAGCATGTAAAAAAAGGACAAATGGTCGCCGAGCCCGGCGGATTTGTATCATCTCCGGTTCATGCCTCATTGTCAGGCGTCGTTTCAGCAATTGAACCGCGACTTACCCCTTCCGGAATGAAAGTCCTCAGCGTAGTCATTGAAAGCGACGGTTTGGACGAATGGGCGGAAGGTCTCAATACCCCTCGCGATATTTCTGATTTATCTCCTGAACAACTGCGAAATCTTGTGCGTGACAGCGGTCTTGTGGGAATGGGCGGCGCTGCTTTCCCTACCCATGTCAAGCTCTCTCCCCCTGCCGATAAACCCGTTGACGCAGTGATTCTTAATGGGGTGGAATGTGAGCCGTACTCTACCTGTGACCATCGTCTGATGCTCGAGCATCCCGATTCCATTGTCGGGGGGCTGAAGATCATCATGAAGATACTGGGCTGTTCACGCGGGTTTATCGGTATCGAGCGGAACAAGCCCGATGCAGTCAAAATAATGAAAGAGGCGGCGAAAGATATTCCCGGCGTGAAGGTGGTTGATCTGCAGGTAAAGTATCCGCAGGGTGGGGAAAAACAACTCATTTATGCGGTCACAAAACGCAGGGTTCCCGCAGGCGGCCTGCCTATGGATGTCGGATGTGTGGTGCAGAATGTGGGCACCGCCGCCGCCATACACGATGCGATTGCTCTCGGCCGTCCGTTGATCCAGCGCATTGTTACCGTTACCGGTAACGGCGTCGCTAAACCGGTGAATGTCCTGACCCGGCTCGGCGATTCGTTCGCCCGTCTTGTTGAATTCGCCGGGGGATACACGGAGAAAGCAAACATGCTTATCATGGGCGGTCCCATGATGGGGATTGCGCAATTCACCGATGATGTTCCGGTGATTAAAGGGACTTCCTGCATCCTTGTCCTGGAGGAAGGGCAGGCGGTTTTTGAAGAAGAGCAGCCCTGTATTTCGTGTGCACGGTGTGTGGATGTGTGCGCCATGAATTTGCTCCCTACAACGCTTGCGGCTATGGTCGATTTGGAACGCTGGGATGAATTGAAAAAATACGGGGCGCTGGATTGTATCGAATGCGGATGTTGTACATATATCTGTCCATCGAAGCGGCGGATTGTGGAAAAAATCAAATTCGGCAAATTCCGGCTCGCCGAAATGAAAGTCCGTGAAGATGCCAAGAAACGCGCCGCCGAAGAGAAAGCCGGTGCGGTAAAGTAG
- a CDS encoding RnfABCDGE type electron transport complex subunit D: protein MARMFDVSATPHLRDRTDIPQIMYSVVAALMPALFGAVYFFGVRALWIISLSVLTCVAAEGIIQKLLGKPPTIRNGSAIVTGILLAFNLPSGISWWIPVLGGVFAIGVAKMTFGGLGYNPMNPALIGRVFLLFSFPVQMTTTWQAPTGFPGIDAQTTATPLNILKENSAILHNQNMYSLDSVNAAISKVADLNASFLDLFLGNRSGCIGETSVLLLLIGAAFLMYKRYIGWKIPFSYIATVGILSWIFGGYQGLFTGPWLFHVLSGGLILGAFFMATDMVTSPITFQGRILFGIGCGVITVIIRLIGGFPEGVAFSILLMNLTVPLLDRLSRPKVFGKAASHA, encoded by the coding sequence ATGGCTAGAATGTTTGATGTCAGCGCAACCCCGCACCTTCGGGACAGAACCGATATCCCGCAAATCATGTATTCGGTTGTGGCTGCGCTCATGCCTGCTCTCTTCGGAGCTGTTTATTTCTTCGGGGTGCGGGCGCTCTGGATCATCTCGCTTTCGGTGCTGACCTGTGTCGCTGCCGAGGGAATAATTCAGAAACTTCTTGGCAAACCGCCCACCATCAGGAACGGCAGTGCAATAGTTACCGGCATCCTGCTGGCTTTTAACCTGCCCTCCGGGATTTCCTGGTGGATTCCAGTCCTGGGGGGGGTGTTCGCTATCGGAGTGGCGAAAATGACCTTCGGAGGGCTGGGATATAATCCGATGAATCCTGCTCTCATAGGACGGGTATTTCTCCTGTTCAGCTTTCCGGTCCAGATGACTACAACCTGGCAGGCCCCGACCGGATTCCCCGGAATCGATGCCCAGACTACGGCCACTCCATTGAACATCCTCAAGGAAAACTCCGCGATTCTGCACAACCAGAACATGTATTCCTTGGATTCGGTGAATGCCGCCATATCGAAAGTCGCAGACCTGAATGCGTCCTTCCTGGACCTTTTTTTGGGTAATCGGTCGGGCTGTATCGGTGAAACCTCAGTTCTGCTTCTCCTCATTGGCGCCGCATTTCTCATGTACAAGCGCTACATCGGGTGGAAAATCCCCTTTTCCTACATCGCTACTGTCGGGATACTTAGCTGGATATTCGGCGGATACCAGGGGCTTTTTACCGGTCCCTGGCTCTTCCACGTGCTCTCCGGGGGACTGATTCTCGGCGCATTCTTTATGGCCACAGATATGGTGACCAGCCCCATTACGTTCCAGGGACGAATCCTCTTCGGTATCGGTTGCGGTGTTATCACAGTGATAATCCGGCTTATCGGCGGTTTCCCGGAAGGGGTGGCATTCTCCATCCTGCTCATGAATCTCACTGTTCCTCTTCTGGACCGTTTATCGAGACCGAAAGTGTTTGGAAAGGCTGCCAGCCATGCGTGA
- a CDS encoding RnfABCDGE type electron transport complex subunit G produces the protein MRDIVQLGVILMIYSLAAGAALGYVNLKTKPIITANKTAAENSARLEVLPGMTGGFDSKGNLAVDGREFPWWIGYKDDAKKEPAGYVFIAKGKGYSSVVETMVGVGMDGKITGSKILSQQETPGLGTKILENRPNENDPSWFTRQFIGKSAEDNIKVKKDGGFIDAVTGATVTPRAITNSINKGLVKLKETVGGKS, from the coding sequence ATGCGTGATATAGTCCAACTCGGCGTTATTCTTATGATCTATTCTTTAGCGGCGGGAGCCGCTCTGGGATATGTCAATCTGAAAACCAAACCAATCATAACCGCCAATAAAACCGCTGCGGAAAACAGCGCCCGTCTGGAAGTTCTCCCCGGCATGACCGGAGGATTTGATTCCAAGGGCAATCTTGCCGTGGACGGGAGAGAATTCCCCTGGTGGATCGGCTATAAGGATGATGCTAAGAAAGAACCGGCCGGATATGTTTTTATCGCCAAGGGGAAAGGGTATTCATCAGTAGTCGAAACCATGGTTGGTGTGGGAATGGACGGCAAAATCACCGGTTCAAAAATTCTCTCTCAGCAGGAAACTCCCGGACTGGGAACAAAAATACTGGAAAATCGTCCCAACGAAAACGATCCTTCCTGGTTTACCAGACAGTTTATCGGAAAGTCAGCTGAAGACAACATCAAGGTAAAAAAAGACGGCGGCTTCATCGATGCTGTCACCGGCGCCACAGTGACACCGCGGGCCATCACCAATTCGATCAACAAGGGTCTGGTGAAATTGAAGGAAACTGTGGGGGGTAAATCGTGA
- a CDS encoding electron transport complex subunit E translates to MSVFSEFTKGFYKENPTFRIVLGLCPVLAVTTSVENGIGMGIATTMVLVASNFIISLFRKLIPNNIRIPVFIVIAATFVCIVEMLMQAYAPDLYKALGIFVPLIVVNCIILGRAEAFACKNPVMHSIADGVGMGLGFTINLIIVSAIREMLGNGSVYGMSILPSSYQPVLMMILPPGAFLTLGYLLGLSNWFDMRKKNHDKG, encoded by the coding sequence GTGAGCGTATTCAGCGAATTTACTAAGGGTTTCTATAAGGAGAATCCCACCTTCAGAATAGTGCTGGGGCTTTGTCCTGTGCTCGCGGTGACCACTTCGGTGGAGAATGGCATCGGGATGGGAATAGCCACCACCATGGTTCTTGTCGCCTCGAACTTCATCATTTCCCTTTTTCGGAAACTTATCCCGAACAATATCCGCATCCCGGTATTTATTGTAATTGCCGCCACGTTTGTCTGCATCGTGGAAATGCTCATGCAGGCCTATGCTCCCGATCTTTACAAGGCTCTGGGTATCTTTGTTCCGCTCATCGTGGTGAATTGTATAATCCTCGGAAGGGCAGAAGCTTTTGCCTGCAAGAATCCTGTGATGCATTCCATCGCCGATGGAGTAGGAATGGGGCTGGGATTCACCATAAATCTGATCATCGTTTCAGCGATCAGAGAAATGCTTGGGAACGGCTCTGTTTACGGGATGTCAATCCTCCCGTCTAGCTACCAGCCGGTGCTCATGATGATTCTGCCTCCCGGAGCATTCCTGACACTCGGATACCTGCTCGGGTTGTCCAACTGGTTCGACATGCGCAAGAAAAACCATGATAAGGGATAG
- the rsxA gene encoding electron transport complex subunit RsxA, whose product MDIGQYFVILIGVVFINNFVLNRFLGICPYLGVSKKLDSATGMGLAVIFVMAVASAMTWVVYTYLLNPKTSIFPGSDLSYIRTIAFILIIAALVQFVEMVIQKTSPVLYNSLGIYLPLITTNCAVLGVAVLNIDQNLDFMGSLIQGFGGGVGFTLALLLMAGLREKMETAEIPKPLQGMPIAFIMASLMALAFMGFSGLSLGKG is encoded by the coding sequence ATGGATATCGGACAGTATTTTGTCATCCTCATCGGAGTTGTATTCATCAACAACTTCGTGCTCAACAGGTTTCTCGGAATTTGCCCGTACCTTGGGGTTTCCAAGAAGCTGGATTCCGCTACAGGCATGGGTCTGGCGGTGATTTTTGTCATGGCTGTCGCTTCCGCAATGACCTGGGTGGTTTACACATACCTTTTGAATCCCAAAACGAGCATATTCCCCGGCAGCGATCTCAGCTATATCCGGACGATTGCATTCATCCTTATCATCGCCGCGCTCGTTCAGTTTGTGGAGATGGTGATACAGAAGACCTCCCCGGTCCTTTACAATTCCCTGGGCATTTACCTGCCGCTCATCACCACCAATTGCGCAGTGCTCGGTGTGGCGGTGCTGAATATAGATCAAAACCTGGATTTTATGGGAAGTCTTATCCAGGGTTTTGGAGGAGGAGTGGGGTTTACCCTGGCGCTCCTGCTCATGGCCGGCCTCCGTGAGAAGATGGAAACTGCTGAAATACCGAAACCTCTCCAGGGCATGCCGATAGCATTTATCATGGCGAGCCTCATGGCGCTTGCATTCATGGGGTTCAGCGGACTTTCACTCGGTAAGGGATAA
- a CDS encoding RnfABCDGE type electron transport complex subunit B yields MESVFIFTLIAMGGMGFILGAGLSYASKKFAVEKNARVEEIIAILPGANCGGCGYPGCAGYADAIVIKGAPANMCAPGGAVVSKNIAQILGIEEQQTIRKVAYLYCAGSCNHAKDKYRYNGIRDCQMAVLFGGGPKVCEYGCMGFGSCERVCKFDALHMGENGLPVVDRNKCTGCGACVRICPKHLFDLLPDTTMIYLACSSHEKGKAVKDACSVGCIGCGICAKVTPDNVIQMKDNLPVVDYNASSNLILAHYKCPTKSFIDLAPKRPHLTIDTKCKGHGKCAEVCPVKDCVTGEPGKPHHIDPKKCIGCGLCLDVCPEKAIRVVGAMGYVGMDMSK; encoded by the coding sequence ATGGAATCGGTTTTTATATTTACTTTAATTGCCATGGGCGGCATGGGTTTTATCCTGGGCGCCGGTCTCTCGTATGCTTCGAAGAAATTCGCGGTGGAGAAAAACGCCCGGGTCGAGGAAATCATCGCCATTCTTCCCGGCGCCAACTGCGGCGGCTGCGGCTATCCCGGATGCGCCGGCTATGCGGATGCCATTGTCATAAAAGGCGCACCGGCGAACATGTGCGCTCCGGGAGGGGCAGTTGTCTCAAAAAATATTGCGCAGATCCTTGGTATTGAAGAACAGCAGACTATTCGAAAAGTGGCCTATCTCTACTGCGCCGGATCGTGTAATCATGCAAAAGACAAGTACAGATACAACGGGATCAGGGACTGCCAGATGGCCGTTCTTTTTGGGGGTGGTCCCAAAGTATGTGAATACGGCTGCATGGGCTTCGGCTCCTGTGAAAGAGTGTGTAAATTTGACGCTCTCCACATGGGGGAGAACGGACTCCCGGTGGTGGATAGAAACAAGTGCACAGGATGTGGCGCCTGCGTCCGTATATGCCCGAAGCATCTGTTCGATCTGCTCCCCGATACAACGATGATTTATCTGGCCTGCTCTTCACATGAAAAAGGGAAAGCGGTGAAAGATGCCTGTTCAGTGGGCTGCATCGGGTGCGGAATTTGCGCGAAGGTCACGCCGGACAATGTCATTCAAATGAAAGACAATCTCCCCGTGGTGGATTATAATGCCTCCTCAAATCTGATCCTCGCGCATTATAAATGCCCAACAAAGTCCTTCATCGATCTTGCCCCGAAACGTCCCCATCTGACTATCGATACAAAGTGCAAGGGACACGGAAAATGCGCCGAGGTGTGTCCGGTGAAGGATTGTGTCACCGGAGAACCTGGTAAACCGCACCATATTGATCCGAAAAAATGCATCGGCTGCGGCCTTTGTCTCGACGTTTGTCCGGAGAAAGCAATTCGGGTGGTCGGAGCAATGGGTTATGTCGGCATGGATATGTCAAAATAG
- the tatC gene encoding twin-arginine translocase subunit TatC, giving the protein MEDQYPYTGYGDYNTTPGLFPPQTSEPEKMTAAETEEAASLVIAGAVVPGRLFEISLVDEDSREKNDYATAAHGYKYASIAHVRDPKRVSVHPLGLCTFPGGVEKKYWKSLDTDRVLTFEEPKTVPPAPLPEPAAASDTGEKAVTLPERIRRFASGGGSDGGKTGVPEHEEERDPSEMPFLDHLEEFRWVILKSIITIMITMIASWYLADWFYSQITVLAANAGMGKLVFTKVLEPIMLRLQMAFFMGLFIAIPFIFYFIWSFVSPGLYKNEKRWVLPLIFSATGCFFIGAALAWFVMVPYMLKFINLNFALPGLQAMVTIGPFVGLIIKFVIAFGITFELPVVTFVLAKIGIVKHTFMSKYRGYAIVIIFIISAVVTPTVDPISQTLFAIPLYILYEISILVARIAGRKTLL; this is encoded by the coding sequence ATGGAAGATCAATACCCCTATACCGGTTACGGCGACTATAATACTACCCCCGGCCTGTTTCCACCGCAAACCTCCGAGCCGGAGAAGATGACTGCCGCTGAAACAGAAGAGGCTGCATCTCTTGTAATTGCCGGCGCGGTTGTACCCGGCCGTCTTTTCGAGATCAGTCTCGTTGACGAAGATAGTCGTGAAAAGAACGATTATGCTACTGCCGCCCATGGATATAAATATGCATCCATAGCACATGTCCGCGACCCGAAGCGTGTGTCTGTTCATCCTCTCGGCCTTTGTACGTTTCCGGGCGGAGTGGAAAAGAAGTACTGGAAGAGCCTGGATACGGACCGAGTGCTCACCTTTGAGGAGCCGAAAACGGTACCGCCGGCTCCACTTCCTGAACCGGCGGCTGCATCCGACACCGGAGAAAAAGCGGTTACCCTTCCGGAGCGTATCCGTCGATTCGCTTCCGGCGGCGGTTCCGATGGGGGAAAAACCGGCGTCCCCGAACATGAAGAGGAGCGCGACCCCTCTGAAATGCCCTTCCTCGATCACCTGGAAGAATTCCGCTGGGTGATTCTCAAATCTATAATAACCATCATGATCACCATGATCGCCTCCTGGTATCTTGCCGACTGGTTTTACAGCCAGATCACTGTATTGGCGGCGAATGCCGGAATGGGCAAGTTGGTGTTTACCAAAGTACTTGAACCGATCATGCTCAGGCTCCAGATGGCATTCTTCATGGGCCTTTTCATTGCTATTCCGTTTATTTTCTATTTTATCTGGTCTTTCGTTTCACCCGGACTGTACAAAAATGAAAAGCGCTGGGTTTTACCGCTGATTTTTTCTGCCACAGGCTGCTTTTTTATCGGGGCGGCTCTGGCTTGGTTTGTCATGGTTCCTTATATGCTGAAATTTATCAATTTGAATTTTGCACTGCCCGGACTCCAAGCAATGGTCACCATCGGTCCTTTTGTAGGTCTCATTATCAAATTTGTCATCGCATTCGGCATTACCTTTGAGCTGCCGGTGGTCACCTTTGTATTGGCAAAGATAGGAATTGTCAAGCATACGTTCATGTCCAAGTACCGTGGATATGCCATCGTTATCATTTTTATCATTTCAGCCGTTGTAACCCCGACGGTTGACCCTATCAGCCAGACCCTGTTCGCGATACCCCTGTACATTCTCTATGAAATCAGTATCCTGGTGGCGCGGATAGCCGGAAGAAAGACTCTTCTCTAG
- a CDS encoding polyprenyl synthetase family protein: MDSSYDNTMVIPEVSEWGPMNIYEEALPDILTDVYHDLQTEYGSSNPVLNSILEDIFNRRGKGVRPLFMALIARLGGGEWESLRKTATAVEAIHIASILHDDVIDSSKLRRGAATLNAMYSNKVSVLFGDYMFLKAIKSAESNENTEVMPILMGALERMVEGEIRESLNSGSIDEETYLSIIRDKTASLFAASGELGIILLGGSERERIWARELGECVGMAFQIKDDILDYRGDSRIMGKPNFMDIRTGCFTLPLIYSLRDYDSSDVKNILSDGEHDDEVLFSVVKNNGGIDYASRRACWYIDRSREIVARFEKPGLDDDFDQFFALVLDRHF; encoded by the coding sequence ATGGATAGCAGCTACGACAATACCATGGTAATCCCGGAAGTTTCAGAGTGGGGACCTATGAATATATATGAAGAAGCGTTGCCGGATATTCTTACAGATGTATACCATGATTTGCAGACAGAATATGGTTCCTCAAATCCGGTGCTAAATTCCATCCTGGAAGATATTTTTAACCGTCGCGGCAAAGGGGTCAGGCCTCTTTTCATGGCTCTGATCGCACGTTTGGGGGGAGGGGAATGGGAATCTTTACGTAAAACCGCCACCGCTGTGGAGGCTATCCATATAGCGTCCATCCTGCATGATGATGTCATTGACAGTTCCAAACTGCGGAGAGGAGCAGCGACTTTAAACGCCATGTATTCGAACAAAGTCTCGGTTCTTTTTGGAGACTACATGTTCCTGAAAGCCATCAAGTCCGCTGAATCGAACGAGAATACAGAAGTTATGCCGATTCTCATGGGTGCTCTGGAACGGATGGTGGAGGGGGAAATCCGTGAATCGCTCAACTCCGGGTCGATTGATGAAGAAACATATCTTTCCATCATCCGAGACAAAACCGCATCACTCTTTGCCGCATCGGGGGAGTTGGGAATCATTCTCTTGGGCGGAAGTGAGCGGGAACGAATCTGGGCGCGCGAGCTTGGCGAATGTGTGGGAATGGCGTTCCAGATCAAGGATGATATTCTTGATTACCGCGGCGATTCCCGGATAATGGGGAAACCTAATTTTATGGATATACGGACGGGATGCTTCACGCTCCCTCTTATTTACTCTTTACGGGATTACGATTCAAGTGATGTAAAGAATATCCTCTCGGATGGCGAGCACGATGATGAGGTGCTGTTTTCGGTGGTGAAGAATAATGGAGGCATAGATTATGCCTCCAGGCGGGCTTGCTGGTACATCGACCGGAGCAGGGAAATTGTGGCTCGTTTTGAAAAACCGGGTCTCGATGATGATTTCGACCAGTTCTTCGCCCTGGTGTTGGATCGTCATTTCTGA
- a CDS encoding FAD:protein FMN transferase produces MSKKAGKRGAFLVGFLLIITLSWLLFGGWLDTPQAVESTEFHMNTSISIKIFVADRASGKILLRKAFDEIARIEHVLEPLRGDGDLRRINTGPPGVWWDMNPDLKAVLSHSLYFYRIDDKVFDPTIGLVKWLWDFEHGGKIPDHAELSRALKTVDLSKVEVQGDRFRFTVPGTNLDFGGVAKGYAVDRMAEILKKGGAISGLVNAGGNIVTFGKKPGKFSFFGIKPGEKDWVIGVRHPRKEEAILVEPAPYQAVATSGDYERFFMKDGIRYHHILDPQTGQPSRSSISATAWTTNAMDADILSTILFILGPEKGVELARKLGNVETLIFYEKDGRIGAAMTPGLTGRVKL; encoded by the coding sequence TTGAGTAAGAAGGCTGGAAAACGCGGGGCGTTTCTTGTCGGATTTTTGCTGATCATTACCCTGTCGTGGTTATTATTTGGCGGATGGCTGGATACTCCCCAGGCTGTCGAATCCACCGAATTCCACATGAATACCAGCATCTCCATCAAAATATTCGTTGCCGACCGTGCCAGTGGGAAAATTCTTCTTCGGAAAGCGTTCGATGAAATCGCCCGGATAGAGCATGTCCTGGAGCCCCTCAGGGGTGATGGGGACTTGAGGCGAATAAATACCGGTCCCCCCGGTGTCTGGTGGGATATGAATCCCGATCTGAAAGCGGTTCTATCCCATTCGCTGTATTTCTATCGCATCGACGACAAGGTTTTCGATCCCACCATCGGCCTGGTCAAATGGCTGTGGGATTTCGAGCATGGAGGGAAAATTCCCGATCATGCAGAATTGTCACGAGCGCTTAAAACAGTGGATCTGAGCAAGGTTGAGGTGCAGGGCGACCGTTTCCGGTTTACCGTTCCCGGAACCAATCTTGATTTCGGGGGGGTGGCCAAAGGATATGCGGTGGATCGGATGGCCGAGATTCTCAAAAAAGGGGGCGCCATTTCCGGTCTGGTGAATGCGGGAGGAAACATCGTTACCTTTGGGAAAAAACCGGGGAAATTCAGCTTTTTCGGAATAAAACCAGGAGAAAAGGACTGGGTGATCGGGGTCCGTCATCCACGGAAAGAGGAAGCCATCCTGGTGGAGCCGGCGCCCTATCAAGCAGTGGCCACTTCCGGTGATTATGAGCGATTTTTCATGAAAGACGGGATACGGTATCACCATATTCTGGATCCCCAGACCGGCCAGCCTTCCCGGTCTTCCATATCGGCGACTGCATGGACTACCAATGCCATGGATGCAGACATCCTGTCTACCATCTTGTTTATTCTCGGGCCGGAGAAGGGAGTCGAGCTTGCCAGGAAGCTGGGCAATGTGGAGACATTGATTTTTTATGAAAAGGATGGCCGGATTGGTGCAGCCATGACTCCCGGTCTGACTGGCAGGGTAAAGCTGTGA